A genomic window from Triticum urartu cultivar G1812 chromosome 7, Tu2.1, whole genome shotgun sequence includes:
- the LOC125521180 gene encoding uncharacterized protein LOC125521180, producing MAMDFPVSPVDKLPIFTNEAASAAALMELIGPWGRGDDVSANGSRGAVGGGFGQGSYGQMLNGAACSEERTVAGGGAAMSGFSESEGDNGEALDEAEGEAHFDGDQEAVIQDQTDSADGCSAQSTGKVDPQAPGWTKRVRVGNQPPDRAPCPERVGADAVSS from the exons ATGGCTATGGATTTCCCCGTCTCGCCGGTTGACAA GCTGCCAATCTTCACCAACGAGGCGGCAAGCGCTGCGGCGCTAATGGAGTTGATTGGTCCCTGGGGGCGCGGAGACGATGTATCGGCCAATGGATCCAGGGGGGCTGTGGGCGGTGGATTTGGTCAAGGGTCATATGGGCAGATGTTGAATGGTGCGGCGTGCAGCGAGGAGAGAACTGTAGCTGGTGGTGGCGCCGCCATGTCCGGGTTCAGCGAGAGCGAGGGTGACAATGGAGAAGCTCTTGACGAGGCGGAGGGGGAAGCACACTTTGATGGAGACCAAGAGGCTGTGATTCAGGATCAAACTGATAGTGCTGATGGATGTTCTGCTCAATCTACAGGCAAGGTGGATCCGCAAGCACCTGGCTGGACAAAAAG AGTAAGAGTCGGCAATCAACCGCCAGACAGGGCTCCATGCCCGGAAAGGGTAGGCGCTGATGCAGTTTCCTCATAG